A single region of the Raphanus sativus cultivar WK10039 chromosome 1, ASM80110v3, whole genome shotgun sequence genome encodes:
- the LOC108846122 gene encoding defensin-like protein 316 yields the protein LDLVIWSFQCLMSFDSSYLVRVHITHEKVAACPRHKNQPFTKRSDSCDSLRILYHYSCVITRDLCDNTDFCKHICLIRPTWPVDCF from the exons CTAGATCTAGTGATCTGGTCTTTTCAGTGTCTCATGTCTTTCGACTCGTCATATCTTGTAAGAGTTCATATCACACATGAAAAAGTTGCAGCATGCCCGCGACACAAAAACCAACCATTCACAAAAAGGTCAGATTCTTGCGATAGCCTGAGAATCTTATACCACTATTCATGTGTAATCACCAGAGACTTATGCGATAACACTGATTTTTGTAAACATATCTGTCTTATCCGGCCGACTTGGCCAGTAGATT GTTTTTAG
- the LOC108813072 gene encoding ABC transporter G family member 14, with translation MPPNCIAPRPEENGEATVQGLTDMSETQDKPVLAFPVATSQPGLQLSMYPITLKFEEVVYKVKIEQTGQCLGSWSCKEKTILNGITGMVCPGEILAMLGPSGSGKTTLLSALGGRLSKTFTGKVIYNDQPFSGCIKRRTGFVAQDDVLYPHLTVWETLFFTALLRLPSSLTRDEKAEHVDRVIAELGLNRCTNSMIGGPLFRGISGGEKKRVSIGQEMLINPSLLLLDEPTSGLDSTTAHRIVTTIKRLASGGRTVVTTIHQPSSRIYHMFDKVVLLSEGSPIYYGPASSALEYFSSVGFSTSMTVNPADLLLDLANGIPPDSQKETTEQEQKTVKESLISAYEKNISTKLKAELCSADSHSFEYTKSAAKNIKSEQWCTSWWYQFTVLLQRGVRERRFESFNKLRIFQVISVAFLGGLLWWHTPKSHLQDRTALLFFFSVFWGFYPLYNAVFTFPQEKRMLIKERSSGMYRLSSYFMARNVGDLPLELALPTAFVFIIYWMGGLKPDPTTFILSLLVVLYSVLVAQGLGLAFGALLMNIKQATTLASVTTLVFLIAGGYYVQQIPPFIVWLKYLSYSYYCYKLLLGIQYTDGDYYECSQGVWCRVGDFPGIKAIGLNNLWIDVFVMGVMLVGYRLIAYMALHRVKLR, from the exons ATGCCTCCAAATTGCATAGCACCAAGGCCTGAAGAAAATGGGGAAGCCACGGTGCAAGGTTTGACAGATATGTCAGAAACACAGGACAAGCCTGTACTAGCCTTCCCCGTAGCCACTTCGCAGCCTGGTCTCCAGCTTTCCATGTACCCCATAACTCTCAAG TTTGAGGAGGTTGTGTACAAGGTTAAGATAGAGCAGACAGGTCAGTGTTTAGGATCATGGAGCTGCAAAGAGAAGACGATTCTAAATGGTATAACGGGGATGGTTTGTCCAGGAGAGATTCTAGCCATGTTAGGTCCATCAGGAAGTGGCAAAACCACTCTTCTCTCAGCTCTTGGGGGCCGCCTCTCCAAAACTTTCACAGGGAAAGTCATCTACAACGATCAGCCCTTCTCTGGCTGCATCAAGCGCAGAACAGGGTTTGTTGCTCAGGATGATGTCCTCTACCCTCATCTCACCGTTTGGGAGACTCTCTTCTTCACTGCACTTCTACGTCTACCAAGCAGTTTGACAAGAGACGAGAAGGCTGAGCATGTGGACCGAGTTATCGCCGAACTTGGACTGAACAGATGTACAAACAGCATGATCGGAGGGCCACTGTTCAGAGGGATATCAGGAGGTGAGAAGAAAAGGGTTAGTATTGGTCAAGAAATGCTGATCAATCCTAGCTTGCTCCTTCTTGATGAACCCACTTCAGGTCTTGATTCCACCACTGCTCATCGCATAGTGACCACAATCAAAAGGCTGGCATCTGGAGGAAGGACAGTGGTCACCACCATTCATCAGCCATCAAGCCGCATATACCATATGTTTGACAAGGTGGTTTTGCTGTCTGAAGGTAGTCCTATCTACTATGGTCCTGCCTCTTCTGCTTTGGAATATTTCAGTTCTGTTGGATTCTCCACTTCCATGACAGTTAACCCAGCTGACCTTTTACTTGACCTTGCAAATG GAATCCCACCTGATTCTCAAAAGGAGACTACAGAACAAGAACAGAAGACAGTGAAAGAATCTCTCATTTCAGCTTATGAGAAGAACATTTCTACAAAACTGAAAGCTGAGCTCTGCAGCGCGGATTCCCATAGCTTTGAGTACACAAAATCTGCTG CGAAAAATATAAAGTCAGAACAATGGTGCACAAGTTGGTGGTACCAGTTCACTGTATTGCTCCAAAGAGGGGTCAGAGAGAGGAGATTTGAATCTTTTAACAAGCTAAGGATTTTCCAAGTCATCAGTGTGGCTTTTCTTGGTGGCCTTCTATGGTGGCATACTCCAAAATCTCACCTCCAAGATAGA ACTGCTTTGCTCTTCTTTTTCTCAGTCTTTTGGGGATTCTACCCTCTATACAACGCAGTTTTCACATTTCCCCAAGAGAAGAGAATGCTAATCAAGGAGAGGTCCTCAGGAATGTACCGTCTTTCATCCTATTTCATGGCAAGAAACGTTGGAGACCTGCCCTTGGAACTAGCACTACCAACTGCTTTTGTGTTCATAATTTACTGGATGGGTGGCCTCAAACCTGACCCAACAACGTTTATCCTCTCACTACTGGTAGTTCTCTACTCCGTCCTCGTTGCTCAAGGTCTTGGATTGGCCTTTGGTGCTCTGCTAATGAACATCAAGCAAGCCACAACGTTAGCATCTGTTACAACACTAGTGTTTCTCATAGCCGGAGGGTACTACGTGCAACAAATCCCTCCTTTCATTGTATGGCTCAAGTACTTGAGCTATAGCTACTACTGCTACAAGCTGCTTTTGGGTATTCAATACACTGATGGAGACTACTATGAGTGTTCACAAGGGGTGTGGTGCAGAGTTGGAGATTTCCCAGGAATCAAAGCCATCGGACTAAACAATTTGTGGATAGATGTGTTTGTTATGGGAGTGATGCTGGTGGGTTACAGGCTCATAGCCTACATGGCACTTCACCGGGTGAAGTTGAGGTAA
- the LOC108855937 gene encoding LOW QUALITY PROTEIN: upstream activation factor subunit UAF30 (The sequence of the model RefSeq protein was modified relative to this genomic sequence to represent the inferred CDS: substituted 1 base at 1 genomic stop codon), translating into MMAFSRAFGGYRTLMAKATTNAAATGISAGKEGKXILKTVPVSKTLASFAGESELSRATAVKKVWEHIKSNNLQNPENGKEIICDDKLKTIFDGKDKVGFTEIAKLLSPHFPKSV; encoded by the exons ATGATGGCATTTTCTAGGGCTTTCGGAGGATACCGGACACTGATGGCGAAGGCGACGACTAATGCAGCGGCTACTGGTATTTCAGCTGGTAAAGAAGGAAAATAAATACTAAAGACTGTTCCGGTCTCGAAGACGCTGGCTAGCTTCGCCGGAGAGAGCGAACTCTCTCGTGCCACCGCCGTGAAGAAAGTGTGGGAGCATATCAAGAGTAACAACCTCCAG AATCCGGAGAATGGGAAGGAGATAATATGCGATGATAAGTTGAAGACGATTTTTGATGGCAAAGACAAAGTTGGATTCACTGAGATCGCCAAGCTCTTGTCCCCACATTTTCCTAAGTCGGTCTGA
- the LOC108846104 gene encoding uncharacterized protein LOC108846104, protein MEHLAVHLPYEALLRGPVHYGWMYQYERAMKYLKGKAKNLAKVEGSIIAGSLTEETSHFTSYYFASKVRTRKRAPRRYDDGGVAPTYAVAGVPDIFSQIGRLGGKSKEVWWSSEEDAHSAHTYILLNCEDPLIRYFESLFVSQVEETFPGISTTDVDKRKDQHFIKWLKSQVDFDDDADYPKWLHEVIQSPHVKVTTSQMYFTQGYTFHTYEYGRQRTTSNYGICVKGETDFYGILTEIIEVEFPGILKLKCVLFKCEWFDPVVNRGVRFNKFGVVDVNGGRRYNKFEPFILASQADQVSYLPYPRMRESGINWLSVIKVTPRGRIISGEEPPLQEEQINEVEEPEQQIDDILLIDPHNHEYEDLTDDGTDEAVEDEFNENDDVSSDDENVSD, encoded by the exons atggagcatctagctgtccaccttccatatgaggcattgcttcgtggacctgtacattacggatggatgtatcagtatgagcgagccatgaaatatttgaagggaaaagcaaagaaccttgcaaaggttgaaggttctataattgctggaagtttgacggaagaaacttctcacttcacatcgtactactttgcgtcaaaagtacgtactcggaaaagagctccaaggagatatgatgatggtggtgtcgcgccaacatacgcagttgctggtgttccagacatctttagccagattgggcgactgggtggaaaatcaaaagaggtttggtggtcgagtgaagaagacgctcatagtgcacacacctatattctacttaattgtgaggatccattgattcgttattttgaaag cctatttgtttcacaagtcgaagaaacattccctggtatatccacaactgacgtagacaaaaggaaagatcaacactttataaagtggttgaagagtcag gttgattttgacgacgatgcagattatcctaagtggttacatgaagtaattcaatctccacatgtaaaggtcaccacttcacagatgtatttcacacaaggctatacttttcacacatatgagtatggtagacagcggacgaccagtaactatggaatatgtgtgaaaggggaaaccgatttctacggtatcttgacagagattatcgaagtggaatttccagggatattgaagctgaaatgcgtcctcttcaaatgtgagtggttcgaccccgtcgtcaacagaggtgttcggtttaacaaattcggtgtagttgatgtcaatggtggacgaag gtacaacaaattcgagcctttcatcttagcttcacaagcagatcaagttagctaccttccataccctcggatgagagaatcgggaataaattggttatccgtgatcaaagttacacctcgaggacgaatcataagtggagaagaaccaccattgcaagaagaacagataaatgaagtcgaggaacctgaacaacaaattgatgacattcttctcattgatccgcataatcatgagtatgaagatcttaccgacgatggcacagacgaagctgttgaagacgagtttaatgaaaatgatgatgtttctagtgatgacgaaaatgtatccgattga